The following coding sequences lie in one Haematobia irritans isolate KBUSLIRL chromosome 3, ASM5000362v1, whole genome shotgun sequence genomic window:
- the LOC142229865 gene encoding 27 kDa hemolymph protein, giving the protein MLKFRLFIVTIVALVSVLLMSQTSVEATDQIDQLKNQFLPAQLRNTNLTADDLKKVFKEKCKKASGVDNSTLYQEVEKGSIKLIACLSTLANLTALQQEIEIARPMGELDTVFHKHCQKAPQAEKCFREFNAVVQPCLSPEEKSQNAVMMRIVSGLLSFMCARGGDQIALFVAEDGPECLEANKEAITHCANTSFSEFVPKNTITDIFNLPDFTLEPEHCIDLAKFEACTIHHLEQCQEITPANVAESVFKFVKNETSCKAYLEGSSKPRSILKEPRNSASSLKMGALTISLVGLLLGLVGLKN; this is encoded by the exons ATGTTAAAATTCCGTTTATTTATTGTTACGATCGTAGCCCTTGTCAGCGTTTTGCTGATGAGTCAAACATCAGTGGAAGCCACGGATCAAATTGATCAactgaaaaatcaatttttacccGCCCAGCTGAGGAATACAAATTTAACTGCAG atgATCTGAAAAAAGTCTTCAaggaaaaatgcaaaaaagctTCAGGTGTCGATAATTCTACCCTCTACCAAGAAGTTGAAAAGGGTAGCATTAAACTAATAGCCTGTCTCTCGACTCTGGCCAATTTAACAGCTTTACAACAGGAAATCGAAATAGCTCGACCCATGGGTGAACTTGATACAGTCTTTCATAAACATTGCCAAAAAGCTCCACAAGCCGAAAAATGTTTCCGTGAATTCAATGCGGTCGTGCAACCATGCCTGAGCCCCGAAGAAAAGTCCCAAAATGCTGTAATGATGCGCATTGTATCGGGTCTTTTGAGTTTCATGTGTGCCCGTGGTGGAGATCAAATTGCATTGTTTGTAGCCGAAGATGGTCCGGAGTGTTTGGAGGCCAATAAAGAGGCCATTACCCATTGTGCGAATACATCGTTTAGTGAATTCGTTCCCAAGAATACCATAAcggatattttcaatttacccGATTTCACATTGGAGCCAGAACACTGTATCGATTTGGCTAAATTTGAAGCTTGTACCATACACCATTTGGAACAATGTCAGGAAATAACACCAGCCAATGTAGCCGAGTCGgtatttaaatttgtcaaaaatgaaaCCAGTTGTAAAGCCTATTTGGAGGGTAGTTCCAAGCCGAGGTCAATACTCAAGGAGCCACGCAATTCAGCCTCTAGTTTAAAGATGGGAGCTTTGACCATTTCTCTTGTGGGTCTTTTATTGGGTTTGGtgggattaaaaaattaa